The following are encoded in a window of Nitrospira sp. genomic DNA:
- a CDS encoding thermonuclease family protein, producing MALFFACRATFGLTVLALGSIVCAAAEISGPVTSVLDGDTIEVLHNQHPERIRLHGIDCPEKGQAFGNKAKQATAALVFGKEVTLQTYGKDMYKRTLADVFLPDGTNVNHELVKDGWCWWYRKYAPKDIELKTLEEQARQSKKGLWGERAPVPPWEWRRDARATR from the coding sequence GTGGCTCTGTTCTTCGCTTGCAGAGCCACATTTGGTCTTACTGTTCTTGCGCTTGGTTCAATTGTATGCGCAGCAGCCGAGATTTCAGGTCCCGTTACTTCCGTCCTTGACGGCGACACCATCGAGGTTCTGCACAACCAACACCCTGAACGCATCCGGCTCCACGGCATCGACTGCCCGGAGAAAGGCCAAGCGTTCGGCAATAAGGCGAAGCAGGCGACCGCAGCCCTGGTCTTTGGCAAAGAAGTCACGCTCCAGACCTACGGCAAGGATATGTACAAGCGCACCCTGGCTGATGTGTTTCTTCCCGATGGCACCAACGTCAATCACGAACTGGTCAAAGACGGCTGGTGCTGGTGGTATCGGAAGTATGCCCCCAAGGATATCGAGCTCAAGACGTTAGAAGAGCAGGCGCGCCAGTCGAAGAAAGGGCTGTGGGGTGAGCGCGCACCCGTGCCGCCTTGGGAGTGGCGTCGTGATGCGCGCGCGACGCGCTGA